AAATGTTCGGAGAATCGACCGAAATCCGTTTGCGCCCAAGCTTCTTTCCGTTCACAGAGCCGAGTGCTGAAGTAGACGTAACTTTTGTGAAGAAAAATGGCGAACGCGTGTGGATTGAAATTTTGGGCTGTGGCATGGTCCATCCGAAAGTGCTAGAGATGGGCGGTTTTGATCCCGAGGTGTACAGCGGCTTTGCATTCGGTATGGGTGTAGAGCGGATTGCTATATTGAAATACGGTATCGATGATATTCGTCATTTTTATAACAGTGACCTGTCGTTCCTGAAACAGTTTGCGCGTCAATAAACAACTATATCAAGGGAAGTGAACCCATATGAAAGTATCATTCGAGTGGCTGTCCGAGTATGTATCGCTGGATCAGGTAAGCGCGGAGGATCTGGCAGAGAAAATCACCCGTTCGGGCATAGAAATTGATGAGGTCGAGCAGCGCAATCAAGGGATTACTGGCGTCGTTGTCGGCTATGTTAAAAGCAAGGAAAAGCATCCAGATGCTGATAAGCTGAATGTATGTATTGTCGATGCAGGTCAGGAGGAAGATCTGCAAATCGTGTGCGGTGCCAAAAACGTGGATGCAGGTCAAAAGGTTCCTGTTGCAGTTGTAGGTGCAAAGCTGCCGGGAGATTTCCACATTAAAAAGGCCAAGCTGCGTGGTGTAGTATCCATGGGTATGATCTGCTCGGCCAAAGAACTGGGCATGAATGACAAGCTGCTTCCAAAGGAATTGCAAGAAGGTATTTTGGTGCTGCCTGAGGATGCTGAAATTGGTATGCCAATTACGAAGCTGCTGGCGCTGGATGATCAGGTGCTGGATTTTGATCTGACACCCAATCGTTCGGATTGCCTGAGCATGCACGGAGCAGCATATGAAGTGAGTGCGATTCTGGGACGTGATATTTCTCTGGCTGATCCGGCTAAGGATCTGGTGGAAATTAGCGATGCAGCGGCAGATCATCTGTCTGTGAAGGTAGATACTCCTGAACTGTGTACGCACTACGCGGCCCGTTATATTACAGGTGTAAAAGTGGGGGCTTCCCCATTATGGATTCAAAACCGTCTGATGGCGGCAGGTGTTCGTCCGATCAACAACATCGTAGATATTACGAACTACGTCATGCTGGAATACGGTCAGCCGTTGCATGCTTTTGATGCGGATAAGCTGGAAAATGGAAATATTGAAGTTCGACTCGCTCGTGCAGGCGAAACATTGATTACACTTGATGATCAGGAGCGTAAGCTGGAGCCGCATATGCTGCTGATTACAGACGGTGTGAAACCAATAGCATTGGCAGGCGTGATGGGTGGAGCCAACTCCGAGGTTACGGATGCGACGGTCAGCATTGCGCTGGAATCTGCGAAGTTTGACGGCGGTACAGTTCGCAAAACGTCTCGTCAACTTGGACTGCGTTCAGAAGCAAGTCTGCGTTTTGAAAAAGAGGTTGATCCAGGCGCTGTTGTGCCTGCTGTGAATCGTGCAGCTGCGCTGATTCAGCGTTATGCAGGAGGCACTGTACACCAGGGCATCGTAGAATCTGCGTCTGCAAAAGCTGAAAACCGCATTATCAAGCTGTCGCTAGATAAAATAAACCGATATTTGGGAACCGAACTGTCGCTGCTTGAGGTGAAAACGATTTTCGGTAGACTTCATTTCGGATGTGGCGACGCAGAGCAAGGGGTACTGGAAGTTCAAGTTCCTACACGCCGTGGAGATATCACCATTGACGTGGACTTAATCGAAGAGGTTGCTCGTCTGTATGGTTACGACAATATCCCGACCACGCCGATTGAAGGTCCTACAACTCCGGGAGCTTTGACAGCATCACAATCATTGCGCCGCTCCCTGCGCAGATTGCTGGCTCATGGTGGCTGGCAGGAGACGATCAGCTACTCTTTTGTACATCCGCAAAGTACGGGGTTATTTAATGCCCTGACAGAAGGCAGCCATCCGGTACGTTTGGCTATGCCTATGAGCGAAGACCGTAGTGTTTTGCGTACGAGTATCATTCCGCAGATGCTGGATACAGCGGTGTATAACATGAACCGGAAGCAAGACAATCTGGCGATTTTCGAGATGGGAACAGTATTTTATACAGAGGAACAAACATTAACCCGCCAGCCGCAGGAAATTCAAGTGCTGAGTCTGTTGTTGACTGGGGTACGCCGTGAAAAACAATGGAATATTGGTGCTGAAAAGGTTGATTTCTTTGATATTAAAGGCGCGCTTGAAACGGTGTTTGACTATTTCGGATTGAGTGCCAGCATTCGTTATGTCGCTGACCAACCGCAAAGCTACCACCCGGGCCGTTCCGCTTCGGTATGGCTGGATGTGAATGGAAGCTCTCAACGGATCGGTACCCTTGGGCAGATTCATCCGGAGCTCCAACAATCTTATGGGCTGAACGATACGTATGTTGCAGAAATTGCGTTGCAACAGGTCATTGAACACGCAAACTCTCATATTCAGTTCAGAGAGCTGGCTCGCTTCCCATCCGTGGAACGTGACATTGCCCTCGTGGTCAATAAAGACGTTGAGGCAGGCGAACTGCTTCGTGTTATTCACGCTGCAGGCGGAGAGCTGTTGCAGGATGCACGAGTGTTTGATGTATTTACAGGCAGTAAGCTTGGTGAAGATAAGAAGAGCGTAGCTATCTCTCTGACCTATCGTCACTGGGAACATACGTTGACGGATGAAGAGATCAATGCGGCGCATACTCCTGTCGTTACGTCTCTGGAACAAACTTTTGGAGCGGAATTGAGAAAGTAGCAGGAAATGCGGGAAGCCGTATCGAATCTTAGTGACAGAGGTTCGATACGGCTTTTTGGCCTATCATCATAGAAGCTCTCTTACTCTGATAATTACCCGCTGCGGGGAAGCCGGACTAATAAGGTTGAACGCTTCACGGAAGGCGGGTTACCATAGTACCGGACACACCTTAGAATCAACATACAGTAGTATTGAAGGAGGGCATAATTGTGACTACACCAGATCGTACTCGCGTCACTGTAGAGATCTACGGTACTTCTTATAAACTCGTCGGCAGCAATACCGATTATATGAAGCAGGTTGCCAATTACGTGGATGAGCGTATGCACAGCATTTCTCAAGCTCATTCGCGTCTGGATATGCCCCGAATTGCCGTGCTGGCTGCGGTTCATATGGCAGAAGAAGCTGTACAAATCCAGGAAATTCAGAGTCATATGAACCGCTTAGCAGCGGAACGAGCAGAGCTCCGGGGAGATCTGGCGCAACTCCAGACAGCTCTAGGGGAACAACAGCAGAAAAATACAGATATGCATCAATCTCTTATTCAACTGAAGGAAGAAAAGGAAGCAACGCAGAAGAAGCTGATGGAAACCGAATCTGTATCAGCCAAGGAGATCGCCCAATTGAGGGCAAAGCTGGAACAGCAGGAGAAAAAAGCGGCTGAACTTGAAAATGGACAAAAACAAGCTAAACGTGAATTGGAGGAGTCCCGTCAAGAAGCTTCTCGCAAGCTGAAAGAGCAGCAGGAGGCGGCCAATGCGCGTATCCGGCAGATAGAAGAGCAGATGAAGAAGGAAGTATTTGAAGCGGCTAAACAGACTGAAGCCAAGCTGTCAGCTGCAGAGAAGACTCATCAGGAGCAAAAGCGCACAGAACTGGACAAGCTGCGATCTGCTTTGCAGCAAGAGCATAGCAAGAAGGTAAGCGAATGGCAAACTAAGTGCTCCGGACTGAATGAGCAGCTGGAGCAGGAACGTAAACAGGCTGAATTGGCGTTGAATGAAGAAAAGCTCCAGCATCAAGAAGCACAGAAACGAGCTGATGAAGCTGCACTGGAGCAGGAGATTCGGGTCGAGGAGCTTCAGGAACAATTAGAACAAGTACAGGCAGGCAGTACAGAGCTTTCTTCTCGTCTGGGAGAGGCTCAAGAGCAAGCAAGAGTACTGAAGGAACAACAGTCCGAGCTGGAGTCTGTGCTGGAAACACAGCGACAGGCTGCGATAGAGCGAGAGCAGGCAGATACGCTTGCACGTGAAGAATTGCAAAGTCGATATGATCAATTAGAAGCTGAAGCCAAGGCTAAGCAGCAGCAGACGGCTAAGCTGGAGGAAGAACAGCGGCGGATGCAGAAGCTGTTGGAGCAAGCTCACGTATCTTCTCGCAAGCTGCAAAGTGAGCTGGCTACGCTAGCTGAAAGCGAGAAGTCATGGAAGAAGCTTGCAGAAGAACGCCAGGTGGCAGTTGATGAGCTGGAGCTCTCCTTGCTGGAAGCACGTGAACAGAAGGAAGAAATACAAGAGCAATTACAGCACGCAGCGGCTGAGCTCGAAGCTATTAATGATAAATTTGCTTCACAACAGCAACGGCTAGTTCAACTCGAAGCGAGAATCAAGGAGCTTTCACCTGAGCTGATTCGCGTTCAGGATGAGCTTGAGAAAGCCAAAGTCCGAGAGCAAGAGGGAACTAAGGCGTATCAATCGCTTCAGGAGCAATATGGAAGCATGAAGAGCCGAGCTGGACAGCTGGAGCAAAATATCAAGCAGCTCCAGCAGGAAAATCGAGAACGGCGGAGTGAACTGGAACGTGCTGAGGAAGAATCCCTGGAATGGCAGCTTAAATACGATCAGTTGAAGGCTGAAGCGGAACGTTTGGAAGCTGAAGATGCTGCCCGTAAGGAAGAATTTGCTTCTTGGGAGCGG
The Paenibacillus peoriae DNA segment above includes these coding regions:
- the pheT gene encoding phenylalanine--tRNA ligase subunit beta, with product MKVSFEWLSEYVSLDQVSAEDLAEKITRSGIEIDEVEQRNQGITGVVVGYVKSKEKHPDADKLNVCIVDAGQEEDLQIVCGAKNVDAGQKVPVAVVGAKLPGDFHIKKAKLRGVVSMGMICSAKELGMNDKLLPKELQEGILVLPEDAEIGMPITKLLALDDQVLDFDLTPNRSDCLSMHGAAYEVSAILGRDISLADPAKDLVEISDAAADHLSVKVDTPELCTHYAARYITGVKVGASPLWIQNRLMAAGVRPINNIVDITNYVMLEYGQPLHAFDADKLENGNIEVRLARAGETLITLDDQERKLEPHMLLITDGVKPIALAGVMGGANSEVTDATVSIALESAKFDGGTVRKTSRQLGLRSEASLRFEKEVDPGAVVPAVNRAAALIQRYAGGTVHQGIVESASAKAENRIIKLSLDKINRYLGTELSLLEVKTIFGRLHFGCGDAEQGVLEVQVPTRRGDITIDVDLIEEVARLYGYDNIPTTPIEGPTTPGALTASQSLRRSLRRLLAHGGWQETISYSFVHPQSTGLFNALTEGSHPVRLAMPMSEDRSVLRTSIIPQMLDTAVYNMNRKQDNLAIFEMGTVFYTEEQTLTRQPQEIQVLSLLLTGVRREKQWNIGAEKVDFFDIKGALETVFDYFGLSASIRYVADQPQSYHPGRSASVWLDVNGSSQRIGTLGQIHPELQQSYGLNDTYVAEIALQQVIEHANSHIQFRELARFPSVERDIALVVNKDVEAGELLRVIHAAGGELLQDARVFDVFTGSKLGEDKKSVAISLTYRHWEHTLTDEEINAAHTPVVTSLEQTFGAELRK
- a CDS encoding cell division protein ZapA; translation: MTTPDRTRVTVEIYGTSYKLVGSNTDYMKQVANYVDERMHSISQAHSRLDMPRIAVLAAVHMAEEAVQIQEIQSHMNRLAAERAELRGDLAQLQTALGEQQQKNTDMHQSLIQLKEEKEATQKKLMETESVSAKEIAQLRAKLEQQEKKAAELENGQKQAKRELEESRQEASRKLKEQQEAANARIRQIEEQMKKEVFEAAKQTEAKLSAAEKTHQEQKRTELDKLRSALQQEHSKKVSEWQTKCSGLNEQLEQERKQAELALNEEKLQHQEAQKRADEAALEQEIRVEELQEQLEQVQAGSTELSSRLGEAQEQARVLKEQQSELESVLETQRQAAIEREQADTLAREELQSRYDQLEAEAKAKQQQTAKLEEEQRRMQKLLEQAHVSSRKLQSELATLAESEKSWKKLAEERQVAVDELELSLLEAREQKEEIQEQLQHAAAELEAINDKFASQQQRLVQLEARIKELSPELIRVQDELEKAKVREQEGTKAYQSLQEQYGSMKSRAGQLEQNIKQLQQENRERRSELERAEEESLEWQLKYDQLKAEAERLEAEDAARKEEFASWEREIAVTVQQKEQLQEEIRLAVETAKTAKAEQQSIEQERMALQSELDEVGQKYEMAAHQLRLLQVQQDVDRENSEKISTELRQLQEEYTKLQTEYNEWIELIEQDQ